The proteins below come from a single Candidatus Cloacimonadota bacterium genomic window:
- a CDS encoding vitamin B12-dependent ribonucleotide reductase — protein sequence MILSGNALKVLEKRYFRKNEAGELLEDWDTLIRRVAKDIADGDPEKENEYFELLDSGYFLPNSPTLMNAGGDLQQLSACFVLPIEDSMESIFETLKNAALIHKSGGGTGFSFSSLREADARVRSTNGVSSGPISFLKVFNAATDAVKQGGTRRGANMAILNVDHPQIMDFIKCKADTSELTNFNLSVGITEGFMQAVSNDEEYELISPYSGKVVDTQNARDVFCLIVDMAHKNGEPGIVFLDRINAANPTPQLGKIESTNPCGEQPLLPNEACNLGSINLAALITDGALDWEKLRYVTRLSVDFLDQVIDRSKFPLPQIEEMVHLNRKIGLGVMGWADLLFQLGIPYASDAAVSLAEELMEFVDFEAKQRSLELAQQKGSFPSFDGSIYAKGNLGRTPLKKNWDDLGQKIASQGLRNATLTTIAPTGTISMILDTSSGIEPQFSLVYVKNVMDGEKLLYVNKWFSQALEKEGIYSQELLEKVAEAGSVAELEEIPPHIREVFQTAHDISPEWHIRSQAAFQKYTDNAVSKTINFPSSATVEDIRIAYELAHQLGCKGITVYRDGSRENQVLSSGATKTGTQGTVAPRSRPEVTHGITRRLETGCGHMYVTINTDDRGACEVFVQMGKVGGCASAQLEAIARLSSLALRSDVKLQAIIRQLKGIRCQSPMWHKGEIISSCGDAVGKALEAFLQEYNIKEIKSLQLEEDAFDEALSETRLTISLCPDCGSSVEHTEGCLKCPSCGWTKC from the coding sequence ATGATTCTCAGCGGCAACGCTCTAAAAGTATTGGAAAAAAGATACTTCCGAAAAAATGAAGCCGGAGAGCTTCTGGAGGATTGGGACACCTTAATCCGCCGTGTGGCGAAAGATATTGCCGATGGAGACCCAGAAAAGGAGAATGAATATTTCGAACTCCTCGATTCAGGCTATTTTTTGCCCAACTCCCCCACCTTGATGAACGCGGGAGGTGACCTCCAACAGCTCTCCGCCTGTTTTGTGCTGCCCATTGAAGACAGTATGGAAAGCATCTTTGAAACCCTGAAAAACGCCGCTCTCATCCATAAAAGTGGCGGCGGAACCGGCTTTTCCTTCAGTAGTTTGCGTGAAGCCGACGCCCGTGTGCGTTCCACAAATGGGGTTTCCAGTGGGCCAATTTCGTTCCTGAAAGTTTTCAACGCCGCCACCGACGCCGTGAAACAAGGTGGAACCAGGCGCGGCGCCAATATGGCGATTCTGAATGTTGACCACCCTCAGATTATGGATTTCATCAAATGCAAGGCCGACACCAGTGAACTAACGAATTTCAACCTGAGCGTGGGGATTACAGAAGGCTTCATGCAGGCTGTATCGAACGATGAGGAATATGAACTCATTTCGCCCTACAGCGGAAAAGTGGTTGACACTCAGAACGCCAGAGACGTCTTTTGTCTGATTGTGGATATGGCCCATAAAAATGGCGAGCCTGGAATCGTTTTCCTGGACCGCATAAACGCTGCCAATCCCACGCCCCAATTGGGAAAGATTGAATCCACAAACCCCTGCGGTGAACAGCCTCTTTTACCGAACGAAGCCTGTAACCTGGGCTCCATCAACCTTGCCGCCCTCATCACCGATGGCGCTTTGGATTGGGAAAAACTCCGCTATGTAACCCGCCTCAGTGTGGATTTCCTCGACCAGGTTATCGACCGCTCAAAATTCCCCCTCCCTCAGATTGAAGAAATGGTGCATTTGAACCGCAAGATTGGCCTGGGCGTGATGGGCTGGGCGGACCTCCTGTTCCAGCTCGGAATTCCCTATGCCAGTGACGCGGCTGTATCCCTCGCCGAAGAGCTGATGGAATTTGTGGATTTTGAGGCCAAACAGCGTTCTCTGGAGCTTGCCCAACAAAAAGGAAGCTTCCCGAGCTTTGATGGCTCCATCTATGCCAAGGGAAATTTGGGCAGAACTCCTCTGAAAAAGAACTGGGACGATTTGGGCCAAAAGATTGCCTCCCAAGGTTTACGCAATGCCACTCTCACCACCATTGCCCCCACCGGAACCATCAGCATGATTTTGGATACATCCAGCGGAATTGAACCCCAGTTTTCCTTGGTCTATGTGAAAAACGTGATGGACGGCGAAAAGCTGCTCTATGTGAATAAATGGTTCAGCCAAGCCCTTGAAAAAGAAGGAATCTACAGTCAGGAACTTTTGGAAAAAGTGGCTGAAGCTGGCTCCGTGGCAGAGCTTGAAGAAATCCCTCCCCACATCCGCGAGGTGTTCCAAACCGCTCACGACATCAGCCCTGAATGGCATATCCGAAGCCAGGCCGCCTTCCAAAAATACACAGACAACGCCGTCAGTAAAACCATAAATTTCCCTTCTTCCGCCACCGTGGAAGACATCCGCATTGCCTACGAACTTGCCCACCAGCTTGGCTGTAAAGGCATCACCGTCTATCGTGATGGAAGCCGGGAAAACCAGGTTCTCAGCAGCGGCGCCACCAAGACCGGAACCCAGGGGACTGTTGCTCCCAGAAGCCGTCCTGAAGTGACTCACGGCATCACCCGCCGCTTGGAAACAGGCTGTGGACACATGTATGTGACCATCAACACCGACGACCGCGGCGCCTGCGAAGTTTTTGTCCAGATGGGCAAAGTTGGCGGCTGCGCTTCCGCTCAATTGGAAGCCATCGCCCGGCTTTCCTCCCTTGCTTTGCGTTCGGACGTGAAACTTCAGGCCATCATTCGCCAGTTAAAAGGCATCCGTTGCCAATCCCCGATGTGGCACAAGGGAGAAATCATCAGCTCCTGCGGCGACGCTGTGGGCAAGGCTCTGGAAGCTTTTCTGCAGGAATACAACATCAAGGAAATCAAATCTTTGCAGTTGGAAGAAGATGCTTTTGATGAAGCTCTTTCAGAGACAAGATTGACCATCTCCCTCTGCCCCGATTGTGGCAGCTCTGTGGAACACACTGAGGGCTGCCTGAAATGCCCTTCCTGCGGATGGACAAAATGTTAA
- a CDS encoding 3-keto-5-aminohexanoate cleavage protein, whose product MNPLILTAAITGAETTRADQPNLPITPEEQAREAIACYEAGARVIHLHVRDDEGNPTQCMDRFTAAIAAIRAAAPEVIIQISTGGAVGEPFEKRLAPLALKPEMGTLNAGTLNFGDDIFINHPSDIVRLSKAFDEYGVVPEVEVYESGMVDYVARLVKRGIITHTPLHVQFVLGVPGGMNGSPKNVLYMMEHLREMIPTATWAVAGIGRFHIPASLTAMVNGGHIRVGFEDNIFYHKGVVAESNAQLVARMARIAQEIGRPLATPAQAREILGLPE is encoded by the coding sequence ATGAACCCCTTGATTTTAACAGCCGCAATCACAGGCGCGGAAACCACCCGCGCTGACCAACCAAATCTTCCCATCACGCCTGAAGAACAGGCTCGCGAAGCCATTGCCTGCTATGAAGCCGGAGCTCGGGTGATCCACCTTCACGTTCGCGACGACGAAGGAAACCCCACTCAATGTATGGACCGTTTCACCGCTGCGATTGCAGCCATAAGAGCTGCCGCTCCCGAAGTTATCATCCAGATTAGCACCGGCGGAGCCGTTGGCGAACCCTTTGAAAAAAGGCTGGCGCCTCTCGCGCTCAAACCGGAAATGGGCACCCTCAACGCAGGAACCCTGAATTTTGGCGATGATATTTTCATCAATCATCCCAGCGACATCGTGCGTCTTTCCAAAGCGTTTGATGAATATGGCGTGGTGCCGGAAGTCGAGGTTTACGAATCCGGTATGGTGGACTATGTTGCCCGGCTCGTAAAACGTGGTATCATCACCCACACACCTTTGCACGTACAATTTGTCTTGGGCGTTCCCGGCGGTATGAACGGCTCGCCCAAAAACGTACTTTATATGATGGAACACCTGCGGGAAATGATTCCCACAGCCACCTGGGCTGTTGCCGGCATCGGCAGATTCCACATCCCAGCCTCTCTCACCGCGATGGTGAATGGCGGTCACATCCGGGTTGGTTTTGAAGACAATATCTTCTACCACAAGGGTGTAGTGGCTGAATCCAATGCCCAATTGGTTGCCCGCATGGCTCGGATTGCCCAGGAAATCGGACGTCCCCTTGCCACACCAGCCCAGGCTCGTGAAATTCTTGGCCTTCCGGAGTAA
- a CDS encoding glutamate racemase, whose product MTKPIGIFDSGVGGLTVYKAIRAAFPSEDLIYFGDTARVPYGPKSHHTVIEYSVQNARFLLQKRIKALVVACNTASAVALPALRKLAEIPVIGVIEPGAQMAAQVSKNNKIGVIGTEGTIRSGAYTQAILALLPDAQVFSKACPLLVPLVEEGWLDHPVTSLVVNECLQEYKEKSIDTLVLGCTHYPLLKALFASEMGAGVSLVDSADAVAHHLKTILPPPETVRKGVDKFYVSDNEAKFHQLASRILGIEQLQLQRLRLFESWFE is encoded by the coding sequence ATGACAAAGCCGATCGGGATATTCGACTCCGGGGTGGGAGGACTCACTGTTTACAAGGCCATACGTGCCGCTTTCCCCAGTGAAGATCTGATTTATTTTGGTGACACCGCCAGGGTTCCCTATGGCCCCAAATCCCATCACACCGTTATCGAATATTCGGTTCAAAACGCCCGTTTCCTCCTCCAGAAGAGGATTAAGGCCCTGGTGGTGGCTTGTAACACCGCTTCCGCCGTGGCTTTGCCCGCCTTGCGTAAATTGGCGGAAATCCCGGTTATAGGCGTCATCGAACCCGGTGCCCAAATGGCTGCCCAGGTCAGCAAAAACAATAAGATTGGCGTAATCGGAACGGAAGGTACAATCCGCTCCGGCGCTTACACCCAGGCAATTTTAGCCCTTCTTCCCGACGCGCAGGTTTTTTCCAAAGCCTGTCCTCTCTTGGTTCCGCTCGTTGAAGAAGGCTGGCTGGATCACCCCGTCACAAGCCTGGTGGTGAATGAATGCCTTCAGGAGTACAAGGAAAAAAGTATTGACACCCTTGTTTTGGGCTGTACCCACTACCCTTTGTTGAAGGCTCTTTTTGCCAGCGAAATGGGCGCCGGGGTGAGTCTTGTGGACAGCGCTGATGCTGTTGCGCATCATCTGAAAACCATTTTGCCGCCGCCTGAGACTGTCCGCAAGGGCGTGGATAAGTTTTATGTGAGCGACAATGAAGCCAAGTTTCACCAGCTCGCCAGCCGTATCCTGGGTATCGAGCAGCTCCAGCTCCAGCGTTTACGCTTGTTTGAAAGCTGGTTTGAATGA